One genomic window of Cinclus cinclus chromosome 6, bCinCin1.1, whole genome shotgun sequence includes the following:
- the PSMA1 gene encoding proteasome subunit alpha type-1 isoform X1, with product MFRNQYDNDVTVWSPQGRIHQIEYAMEAVKQGSATVGLKSKTHAVLVALKRAQSELAAHQKKILYVDNHIGISIAGLTADARLLCNFMRQECLDSRFVFDRPLPVSRLVSLIGSKTQIPTQRYGRRPYGVGLLIAGYDDMGPHIFQTCPSANYFDCKAMSIGARSQSARTYLERHMTEFTDCNLNELVKHGLRALRETLPAEQDLTTKNVSIGIVGKDMEFTIYDDDDVAPFLEGLEERPQRKPVPPVEETVEKAEEPMEH from the exons ATG TTTCGCAACCAGTATGACAATGATGTCACGGTTTGGAGCCCACAG GGCCGAATTCATCAAATAGAATATGCCATGGAAGCTGTGAAACAAGGCTCAGCTACTGTGGGGCTGAAGTCAAAAACACACGCTGTTCTGGTGGCTCTCAAG AGAGCACagtctgagctggcagctcatcagaaaaaaatcctgtatgTTGACAACCATATTGGTATCTCAATTGCTGGACTTACTGCCGATGCAAGACTCTTGTG CAATTTCATGCGTCAAGAGTGTTTGGATTCTAGATTCGTGTTTGATAGGCCTCTTCCAGTTTCTCGCCTAGTGTCACTAATTGGAAGCA AAACCCAGATTCCAACTCAGCGCTACGGCAGGAGACCCTATGGAGTAGGACTGCTCATCGCAGGCTATGAT GATATGGGTCCTCACATCTTCCAGACTTGTCCCTCTGCAAACTATTTTGACTGCAAAGCTATGTCCATTGGTGCTCGTTCACAGTCAGCACGAACTTACTTGGAGAGGCACATGACTGAGTTCACTGACT GTAATCTAAATGAGCTAGTTAAACATGGATTGCGAGCCCTGAGAGAGACTCTTCCTGCTGAACAGGATCTGACCACCAAG AATGTTTCAATTGGAATTGTGGGCAAAGACATGGAGTTTACCAtctatgatgatgatgatgtagCACCATTCCTAGAAGGTCTCGAGGAGAGACCACAGAGAAAG CCGGTTCCACCTGTTGAAGAAACCGTGGAGAAGGCAGAGGAGCCAATGGAGCACTAG
- the PSMA1 gene encoding proteasome subunit alpha type-1 isoform X2, giving the protein MEAVKQGSATVGLKSKTHAVLVALKRAQSELAAHQKKILYVDNHIGISIAGLTADARLLCNFMRQECLDSRFVFDRPLPVSRLVSLIGSKTQIPTQRYGRRPYGVGLLIAGYDDMGPHIFQTCPSANYFDCKAMSIGARSQSARTYLERHMTEFTDCNLNELVKHGLRALRETLPAEQDLTTKNVSIGIVGKDMEFTIYDDDDVAPFLEGLEERPQRKPVPPVEETVEKAEEPMEH; this is encoded by the exons ATGGAAGCTGTGAAACAAGGCTCAGCTACTGTGGGGCTGAAGTCAAAAACACACGCTGTTCTGGTGGCTCTCAAG AGAGCACagtctgagctggcagctcatcagaaaaaaatcctgtatgTTGACAACCATATTGGTATCTCAATTGCTGGACTTACTGCCGATGCAAGACTCTTGTG CAATTTCATGCGTCAAGAGTGTTTGGATTCTAGATTCGTGTTTGATAGGCCTCTTCCAGTTTCTCGCCTAGTGTCACTAATTGGAAGCA AAACCCAGATTCCAACTCAGCGCTACGGCAGGAGACCCTATGGAGTAGGACTGCTCATCGCAGGCTATGAT GATATGGGTCCTCACATCTTCCAGACTTGTCCCTCTGCAAACTATTTTGACTGCAAAGCTATGTCCATTGGTGCTCGTTCACAGTCAGCACGAACTTACTTGGAGAGGCACATGACTGAGTTCACTGACT GTAATCTAAATGAGCTAGTTAAACATGGATTGCGAGCCCTGAGAGAGACTCTTCCTGCTGAACAGGATCTGACCACCAAG AATGTTTCAATTGGAATTGTGGGCAAAGACATGGAGTTTACCAtctatgatgatgatgatgtagCACCATTCCTAGAAGGTCTCGAGGAGAGACCACAGAGAAAG CCGGTTCCACCTGTTGAAGAAACCGTGGAGAAGGCAGAGGAGCCAATGGAGCACTAG